One segment of Pseudoalteromonas rubra DNA contains the following:
- a CDS encoding IS5 family transposase, with the protein MNEKRITNWRDYNKALIARGNIQLWFSEGAIEQWNNTQHHGGKGRANHFSELAIETCLTLRAVFRLSLRAAQGFISSLISMMKLDLDTPTYSCLCKRSADLAVHYRPNTSTSGGIDIVVDSTGLKVYGNGEWHARKHGANKRRTWRKLHLTIDANTHQIVSAELSTISVADSEVLGDLLRPLRRKVSSVKADGAYDTRGCYAEVAAKKADAVIPPRCNAQLWEDGHARNSAVILTKHIGSSEWKKCVNYHQRSLAETAMYRYKQLMGDKLVSCGFNQLHTEAMIKVKVLNRMAGLGMPEYQGNS; encoded by the coding sequence TTGAACGAAAAGCGTATCACCAACTGGCGCGATTACAATAAAGCCCTTATCGCCAGAGGCAACATCCAACTTTGGTTTTCCGAGGGTGCAATTGAGCAGTGGAACAACACACAACATCACGGCGGTAAAGGGCGAGCTAATCATTTCTCTGAGCTGGCTATTGAGACCTGCCTGACTTTGCGAGCTGTATTTCGCTTGTCTCTTCGTGCTGCACAAGGCTTTATTTCCTCACTGATATCAATGATGAAGCTTGATTTGGATACGCCAACTTATAGTTGTTTGTGTAAGCGAAGTGCAGATCTGGCTGTTCATTACAGACCAAATACCAGTACTTCCGGAGGCATTGATATCGTGGTTGATAGCACCGGTTTGAAGGTATACGGAAACGGCGAGTGGCACGCAAGAAAACATGGTGCGAATAAACGCCGGACCTGGCGAAAGTTACATCTGACCATTGATGCAAATACGCACCAAATCGTGAGTGCGGAGTTATCTACAATCTCCGTAGCTGATTCAGAAGTTCTGGGCGACTTACTCAGACCATTGCGCAGGAAGGTCAGCTCGGTCAAAGCGGATGGCGCTTATGATACCCGAGGGTGTTATGCTGAAGTGGCAGCCAAAAAGGCCGACGCAGTGATCCCTCCAAGGTGTAATGCGCAGTTGTGGGAAGATGGACACGCTCGCAACAGCGCGGTTATTTTAACAAAGCATATAGGTAGCAGTGAGTGGAAAAAGTGTGTGAACTACCATCAACGTTCACTGGCGGAAACAGCAATGTACCGGTATAAACAGCTAATGGGTGACAAGCTGGTCAGTTGTGGATTCAATCAGCTGCACACTGAAGCGATGATAAAAGTGAAAGTGCTCAATAGAATGGCTGGGCTAGGTATGCCTGAATATCAGGGAAACAGCTAA
- a CDS encoding LysE family translocator, giving the protein MQFESWITFCSIALLATATPGPAALLVSISSISFGFRQSLLTVLGNITGLFIMSGLSVLGLSTVILHSAFAFTIIKFLGALYLIYLGVKLWRHGLSKLDVNEVSCAKSNALNLYGQGLLVALTNPKAIVFTTALFPQFIVVSEPLFAQFSVLVLSFMSLSVLCLSSYAFVAQRAKSKARNLVSGTWLGKLFGSTFIGAGCFLATTSR; this is encoded by the coding sequence ATGCAATTTGAAAGCTGGATAACCTTTTGCTCAATTGCGTTACTGGCAACTGCCACACCCGGGCCTGCGGCTTTGTTGGTGTCCATAAGCAGTATAAGTTTTGGTTTTAGACAGTCTCTGCTGACCGTACTGGGTAATATCACCGGGCTTTTCATTATGTCCGGGTTATCTGTACTTGGACTGAGTACGGTGATCCTGCATTCAGCGTTTGCCTTTACCATTATTAAATTCCTGGGTGCATTATATTTGATCTATTTGGGTGTGAAATTGTGGCGACATGGGCTGAGTAAATTAGATGTCAATGAAGTCAGCTGTGCTAAAAGTAACGCACTCAATTTATACGGTCAGGGTCTCCTGGTCGCGTTAACTAATCCCAAAGCTATCGTTTTTACAACAGCGCTCTTTCCGCAGTTTATTGTTGTCTCAGAGCCATTATTTGCTCAGTTCTCTGTGTTGGTTTTGAGTTTTATGTCTTTGTCGGTGTTGTGTTTGTCCAGTTACGCTTTTGTAGCTCAACGCGCAAAATCTAAAGCACGCAACCTAGTGTCGGGCACATGGCTGGGTAAACTATTTGGTTCCACGTTTATTGGCGCGGGGTGTTTTCTTGCTACAACTTCCAGGTAA
- a CDS encoding AbgT family transporter, whose product MEQAKNANNDTSFVMRFLNNIERVGNKLPDPAMIFLGAMLLIWLLSWMLSGVSFDAIDPRTGEAIVVHNLLSGDSLAGFLASMVKTFTGFAPLGVVLVAMLGVGVAEHSGYINAGLKLMLKRTPQALLTPSIILIAIVSHTATDAGYVLVIPLAGVIFYAMGRHPLAGIAAAFAGVSGGFSANFIPSGIDPLLQSFTQSAAQIIDPEISVNPLNNWFFTSASSIFIILLGWYITDKIIEPRLASTKVDGDTDDLPEFNEVTGKERSAFYAASAVMLAGIGLLIYAASGEDSALRSESGALTDFSAPLMQSIVPLIFLLFWIPGAVFGFMVGTFKSSKDMIDAMSKSMNSMSYYIVMAFFCALFIAAFSQSNLGALLAIEGAEVLKAMALPSSVTVIGIIFLTAFVNLFVGSSSAKWALLGPIFVPMLMQLGISPDLSQAAYRVGDSSSNIITPLMPYFPLVVVYCQKYVKDTGIGTLLALMLPYSIAFLIGWSLFLLAYWGLSIPLGLQSSYIYPAG is encoded by the coding sequence ATGGAACAAGCGAAAAACGCGAATAACGACACCAGTTTCGTTATGCGATTCCTCAACAACATTGAAAGGGTGGGCAATAAGCTGCCTGATCCTGCCATGATCTTCCTCGGTGCCATGCTGCTGATTTGGCTATTGTCCTGGATGCTGTCAGGTGTCAGTTTTGATGCCATCGATCCACGCACCGGAGAGGCGATTGTTGTTCATAACCTGCTAAGCGGCGATTCTCTGGCTGGCTTTTTGGCCTCAATGGTTAAAACCTTTACTGGCTTTGCGCCTCTGGGCGTAGTTTTGGTTGCTATGCTGGGCGTCGGTGTGGCCGAGCACTCAGGCTATATTAATGCCGGTTTGAAGCTGATGTTGAAGCGCACGCCTCAGGCCCTGCTTACTCCCTCTATCATTCTGATTGCGATTGTGAGTCATACGGCGACCGATGCCGGTTATGTGCTGGTAATTCCGTTGGCAGGTGTGATTTTCTATGCCATGGGCCGTCACCCGCTAGCAGGTATTGCAGCGGCATTTGCCGGGGTAAGTGGTGGCTTTAGTGCGAACTTTATCCCTTCAGGTATTGATCCGTTATTGCAAAGCTTCACTCAAAGCGCAGCCCAAATCATCGATCCTGAAATCTCGGTCAACCCGCTGAACAACTGGTTCTTCACGTCGGCGTCGAGTATCTTTATTATTCTGCTTGGCTGGTACATTACTGATAAAATTATTGAGCCGCGCCTGGCATCGACCAAAGTCGACGGTGATACTGATGATCTGCCTGAGTTTAACGAAGTAACCGGCAAAGAGCGTTCGGCATTTTACGCGGCGTCTGCTGTCATGCTGGCTGGTATTGGTTTGCTCATCTATGCGGCCAGTGGTGAAGACTCGGCGCTGCGCAGTGAAAGTGGTGCATTGACCGATTTTAGTGCGCCGTTGATGCAGTCCATTGTACCGCTGATTTTCTTACTGTTCTGGATCCCAGGCGCCGTATTTGGTTTTATGGTCGGTACTTTTAAGTCATCAAAAGACATGATAGATGCAATGAGTAAGTCGATGAACTCGATGTCTTATTATATCGTCATGGCGTTCTTCTGTGCGCTGTTTATTGCGGCATTTAGCCAGTCTAATTTGGGGGCATTATTGGCCATCGAAGGTGCAGAAGTATTAAAGGCAATGGCACTGCCAAGCTCTGTGACTGTGATTGGGATTATCTTCCTGACTGCTTTTGTGAACCTGTTTGTTGGTTCAAGTTCAGCGAAATGGGCACTATTAGGCCCAATCTTTGTGCCTATGTTGATGCAACTGGGTATTTCACCAGATCTGTCTCAGGCGGCGTATCGTGTTGGTGATTCCAGTTCAAACATCATTACGCCATTGATGCCTTACTTCCCGCTGGTTGTGGTTTACTGTCAGAAGTATGTGAAAGACACCGGAATTGGTACATTGCTGGCACTGATGTTGCCGTACTCTATTGCTTTCCTGATTGGCTGGAGCTTATTCCTGCTGGCATACTGGGGCCTGAGCATTCCTCTGGGTTTACAGTCTAGCTATATTTATCCGGCAGGTTAA
- a CDS encoding choice-of-anchor A family protein, which yields MKKKLFAGALVACAFSVSASSEHDLDKGYAALVFDDFYSTSGNALGAVFAGDDVSLNGYSIGYGHNSALNAHYLVAGGDIQYINGRQYVGHIIAGGQTDKVSEAVRLGLEAGAEVIANATTLPVDFADAQSDMLALSASLAELSQTGETLKQWGGLYLTGDNTSELQVFNLTGQDVQSSHTFDVSGIPDNATIVFNISGAGNNFAPLNNKSYVTLSNHRQRTIFNFPDATSLNLAGLQTEGVILAPKADITAPHGTATMPIIANSFHGSMELRGGIFTGQLPNDSAVCNGGLYAINYYGDAEQGYVHQIDLSSGQSDKVINLNNTASNIAAHNGKLYFIDQQSAKTRSSHIYSYDLSAKTQTLESVTDGYKVIRLAYDISGDVLKATSRTYAYDYDVATGEKRVLGKMKASNEDFKNGDIAYSADGNTLYVLTGTALYTADANLELTLIGKHGVNWASGLAISPEGTLYVSGRERHADAAIYELDPQTAQATKLFHVAHRVNDLTWVKNFCN from the coding sequence ATGAAGAAAAAGCTGTTCGCAGGCGCACTGGTTGCTTGTGCATTTTCGGTAAGCGCGTCATCTGAGCATGACCTGGATAAAGGCTATGCCGCACTGGTATTTGATGACTTTTATTCAACATCGGGAAATGCACTGGGTGCCGTGTTCGCAGGCGATGATGTCAGCCTTAATGGCTATTCTATCGGGTATGGCCATAACAGTGCATTGAATGCGCATTATCTGGTTGCCGGTGGCGATATTCAGTACATCAATGGCAGACAGTATGTCGGTCATATCATTGCTGGAGGCCAAACAGATAAGGTTAGCGAAGCCGTGCGTTTAGGCCTCGAAGCCGGTGCAGAGGTAATTGCCAACGCCACGACCCTGCCCGTCGACTTTGCTGATGCTCAGTCGGATATGTTAGCCCTGTCTGCCAGTCTGGCTGAATTGTCACAAACGGGTGAAACACTCAAGCAATGGGGCGGTCTATATCTAACTGGCGATAACACCAGTGAGCTGCAGGTATTTAACCTAACTGGTCAGGACGTTCAGTCAAGTCATACATTTGATGTCTCGGGTATTCCAGACAACGCCACGATTGTGTTCAATATTTCAGGTGCCGGAAATAATTTTGCGCCGCTCAATAACAAGAGCTATGTAACTCTGAGCAACCACAGACAACGCACCATTTTTAATTTCCCCGATGCCACTTCGCTGAATCTGGCAGGTTTGCAAACTGAAGGCGTGATTCTAGCACCCAAAGCCGATATCACAGCACCACACGGCACCGCAACTATGCCAATCATTGCAAACAGCTTTCATGGCTCAATGGAGTTACGCGGCGGAATCTTCACAGGTCAGCTGCCTAATGACAGCGCTGTATGTAACGGTGGTTTGTATGCCATTAACTATTATGGTGATGCCGAGCAGGGCTACGTACACCAGATTGACCTGAGTTCAGGCCAGTCGGACAAAGTGATCAACCTGAACAACACAGCGTCAAATATCGCTGCACATAACGGTAAACTGTATTTCATTGACCAGCAAAGCGCTAAGACCCGTAGCTCACACATTTACAGCTATGACCTGTCTGCAAAAACGCAAACCTTGGAATCAGTGACCGATGGCTACAAAGTCATTCGTCTTGCCTACGATATCTCAGGTGATGTTCTGAAGGCCACCAGTCGCACATACGCTTACGACTACGATGTAGCCACGGGTGAAAAGCGTGTACTGGGCAAAATGAAAGCCTCAAACGAAGACTTCAAAAATGGCGATATTGCCTACTCAGCTGATGGCAACACGCTATACGTGCTCACTGGCACTGCGCTATATACCGCAGACGCAAATTTAGAGCTAACCCTGATCGGCAAGCATGGCGTTAACTGGGCATCCGGTTTGGCCATTTCACCTGAAGGGACGCTATATGTGTCGGGCCGTGAGCGTCATGCTGATGCAGCAATCTATGAGCTTGACCCGCAAACTGCACAAGCGACTAAGCTCTTTCACGTTGCGCATCGCGTGAACGACCTGACCTGGGTGAAGAACTTCTGTAACTAG
- a CDS encoding VC0807 family protein, translated as MIFNIIIPVVILTKFSGEQYLGPALGVVVALAFPLGFGLWERKNTGKFSFISGLGIVSVLLTGGISLLELDAKYIAIKEALIPGLIGIGIIVSQYTKYPLLKTLMFNDTVMDIEGIEKALAEKGNSDKLIKVQQVASKILASAFFLSSALNYILAKMIVVSPAGTEAYNSELGRMTALSYPVIMVPTMIVFFIALYYLLNSLKKLSGLKLEEMFHDQE; from the coding sequence ATGATTTTTAACATTATTATTCCGGTGGTTATCCTGACTAAGTTTTCAGGAGAGCAATACCTGGGTCCGGCACTCGGTGTTGTAGTCGCGCTGGCCTTTCCGCTAGGATTTGGTCTGTGGGAACGTAAAAACACAGGAAAGTTCAGTTTTATCTCTGGTTTGGGTATTGTCTCTGTGTTGCTCACTGGCGGGATCAGTCTGCTGGAGCTGGATGCAAAATATATCGCCATCAAAGAAGCCTTGATCCCCGGGCTTATCGGGATTGGCATTATTGTCAGCCAGTATACTAAATACCCCTTGCTAAAAACGCTGATGTTCAATGACACAGTCATGGACATTGAAGGAATCGAAAAAGCATTGGCAGAAAAAGGCAACAGCGATAAGTTAATCAAAGTACAACAGGTTGCCTCAAAAATCCTCGCCAGTGCATTTTTCTTATCGTCCGCGCTAAACTACATTCTGGCAAAAATGATTGTCGTCAGTCCGGCAGGCACAGAGGCCTACAATAGTGAACTGGGCAGAATGACCGCGCTAAGCTACCCGGTGATTATGGTACCAACCATGATTGTCTTCTTTATCGCGCTTTATTACTTACTAAACTCTTTGAAAAAGCTTTCAGGGCTTAAGCTTGAAGAGATGTTTCACGACCAGGAATAA
- a CDS encoding HDOD domain-containing protein has protein sequence MIEIDNAVLKDMNHGFCLPAKPELLQSLHQVLQQPEPELGEIAALIATDVATSAAVLKVINSSSYGFSRTITDIRQAVMFLGLNSITMLVTGYLLKQAFDQSKCCIKLERFWDSAQEIADVATLIGNKIKSKVPVENLYMLGLFHDAGIPAMAFNYPDYVEVLGAANRNYDTLLVEFEEARYQTNHAVIGYYLANSWNLPKPICQLILRHHDITYLREKRSDEEMLTFSTLKMAENLVHTNKRFVAAPDWPLMKQSVLDALNLDEDDYQDLKDDTEEYFTS, from the coding sequence ATGATCGAAATAGACAACGCCGTGCTTAAGGATATGAATCATGGGTTTTGCCTGCCAGCAAAGCCCGAGCTGTTGCAAAGTTTGCATCAGGTACTGCAACAACCCGAACCTGAGCTAGGCGAAATTGCAGCGCTGATAGCAACAGATGTAGCGACCTCCGCCGCAGTATTAAAAGTAATTAACTCCTCCAGCTATGGCTTTTCACGTACCATTACGGACATTCGCCAGGCTGTGATGTTTCTGGGACTCAACAGTATTACCATGCTGGTGACGGGCTATTTGCTCAAACAAGCCTTTGATCAATCCAAGTGCTGCATCAAGCTGGAGCGTTTTTGGGACAGTGCTCAAGAAATTGCCGATGTGGCGACACTGATTGGCAACAAGATAAAAAGTAAAGTACCGGTCGAAAACCTGTACATGCTCGGCCTGTTCCATGATGCAGGTATTCCCGCCATGGCGTTCAATTACCCGGATTATGTCGAGGTATTGGGCGCCGCAAACAGAAATTACGATACCTTGCTGGTTGAGTTCGAAGAAGCCCGCTACCAGACCAACCATGCTGTGATTGGTTATTACCTGGCAAACAGTTGGAATTTGCCCAAGCCCATTTGTCAGCTTATTCTGCGCCATCACGACATTACCTATCTTCGGGAAAAACGTAGCGATGAAGAAATGCTGACCTTCTCAACATTGAAAATGGCAGAGAATCTGGTTCACACCAACAAGCGCTTTGTCGCGGCGCCAGACTGGCCACTGATGAAACAAAGCGTGCTTGATGCACTTAACCTGGATGAAGACGACTACCAGGACCTCAAAGACGATACCGAAGAATACTTCACCAGTTAG
- a CDS encoding GGDEF domain-containing phosphodiesterase, with protein MSSLSRFFLLEEETQSPSEVPNWRVSALRIILVTGLLLCLGIFINSLPAALAFELNYVLALTSGFTLTIGVLLTLSRSAYKLCAHLLMIAIVAAGVAIKLFIPLLPLAQLGSIFVYITPILALLLLGKRTAIFYAALNIVPFLMIVQQVNVSMIPSGERMLVDGDIYIHFLLFFFFNCTVPLAVWRTSLAASRLNLHMASNNELLASQKQIYQRFFQKSFHAIVLVDQQFNIAEANEKARRLLGIQTQPLPCNFARVTQDDLSRLLNNNDLIDADLNTFHVGERTIELASREYHSEQLCAWYLNDVSDQHQLQQDLLALDVAHQQAKYFDARTNLPDKTWLTEQLQVHIDRGQPFALLIAENLNKHVLDYLIDGELHKHLYGHINQVAEHDPSLLDQIAYIGAGRLAIIIEPDVPVLEVAQRWHQHLDFWLKLGQHQFHARYAVGIATYPEHGYIPERLLKNAQQACELRGAGDDLAIFDHGTRRQTLARHEMALLLEKALEHDELQIVLQSKHDNTHSVIGYEALARWHSPLLGWVSPGEFVPIAEEFGLVNHLTQRILHKVCHTLQSHPDIHVPIAINISSRDIACEQFARNTLAIVHSYGLNPRMFEFELTEYSFADDHNQIMEALDKMGFSLSIDDFGIGYSNIARVLASPIKRLKLDRSLVTQITTDQKQQALLLGILTMCDNLGIAALAEGVETQEQLNKLLELGVKEFQGYWFSRPVAVEQVLANTHEASAT; from the coding sequence TTGAGTTCTTTAAGCCGCTTTTTCTTACTTGAGGAAGAAACCCAATCGCCAAGCGAGGTGCCTAACTGGCGTGTCAGTGCACTGCGCATTATTTTGGTGACCGGACTTTTGTTGTGCCTGGGGATCTTTATCAACAGCTTGCCCGCTGCACTGGCATTTGAACTTAATTATGTGCTAGCACTGACATCGGGCTTTACACTCACCATAGGTGTGCTGCTTACACTGAGCCGCAGTGCCTACAAATTGTGTGCTCACTTGCTAATGATTGCCATTGTGGCCGCAGGTGTAGCCATTAAACTGTTTATCCCCTTGTTACCCCTTGCTCAGCTTGGTTCTATTTTTGTTTACATTACGCCTATTCTGGCTTTGCTGCTGCTGGGTAAGCGAACCGCAATTTTTTACGCAGCATTGAATATAGTCCCGTTTCTGATGATAGTGCAGCAGGTTAATGTCTCAATGATCCCGTCGGGTGAGCGCATGTTGGTAGACGGAGACATTTACATACATTTTTTATTGTTTTTCTTCTTTAACTGTACAGTGCCACTGGCCGTGTGGCGCACCAGTCTGGCCGCCAGCCGATTGAATTTACATATGGCAAGCAATAATGAACTACTGGCTTCTCAGAAACAAATCTATCAGCGCTTCTTTCAGAAATCATTTCACGCCATTGTGCTGGTAGACCAACAATTTAATATTGCTGAAGCCAATGAGAAAGCGCGCCGATTGCTGGGGATCCAAACTCAACCCCTGCCCTGTAATTTCGCTCGTGTGACTCAGGACGATCTGAGTCGACTGCTGAACAATAACGACCTGATTGATGCTGACCTGAATACCTTTCATGTCGGCGAACGCACGATAGAACTGGCGTCGCGGGAATATCACTCCGAGCAGCTATGTGCCTGGTACCTTAATGACGTCTCTGATCAGCATCAGCTTCAGCAGGATCTGCTGGCGCTGGACGTCGCCCACCAGCAAGCCAAATATTTTGATGCGCGGACCAACTTACCGGACAAAACCTGGCTTACCGAGCAATTACAGGTGCACATTGATCGCGGTCAGCCCTTTGCTCTGCTGATTGCTGAAAACCTCAATAAACATGTACTGGATTACCTGATTGATGGTGAGCTGCACAAACACTTATATGGCCACATTAATCAGGTAGCTGAGCACGACCCCAGTTTGCTCGATCAGATTGCCTATATTGGTGCCGGAAGGCTGGCTATTATTATCGAGCCCGATGTACCCGTGCTGGAAGTGGCACAACGCTGGCATCAACATCTAGATTTCTGGCTCAAACTGGGTCAGCATCAATTCCACGCCCGTTATGCAGTAGGCATTGCTACCTATCCGGAACATGGTTATATCCCGGAACGCCTGCTGAAAAATGCACAGCAAGCCTGTGAATTGCGTGGTGCAGGCGATGACCTGGCCATCTTTGACCACGGAACACGACGCCAGACACTGGCGCGTCACGAAATGGCCCTGCTGCTTGAAAAAGCACTGGAACATGACGAGTTACAAATAGTTTTGCAAAGCAAACACGATAACACCCACTCCGTAATTGGCTATGAAGCCCTGGCCCGCTGGCACAGCCCTTTGCTGGGCTGGGTATCTCCCGGGGAGTTTGTACCCATTGCTGAGGAATTTGGCCTGGTTAATCATTTGACACAACGCATTCTGCACAAAGTGTGTCACACCTTACAAAGCCACCCGGATATTCATGTGCCTATCGCCATCAATATCAGCTCCCGGGATATTGCCTGCGAGCAGTTTGCCCGCAACACACTGGCCATAGTGCACAGCTACGGCCTGAATCCGCGCATGTTTGAATTTGAGCTCACCGAGTATAGTTTTGCCGATGATCACAATCAGATCATGGAGGCCCTCGATAAAATGGGGTTCAGCCTGAGTATTGATGATTTCGGGATAGGATATTCCAATATTGCGCGGGTACTGGCTTCTCCCATTAAGCGACTTAAACTGGACCGCTCTTTGGTCACCCAGATCACTACAGATCAAAAACAGCAGGCGCTGTTGCTGGGGATCCTGACCATGTGTGATAACCTCGGTATTGCGGCACTGGCAGAAGGCGTGGAAACTCAGGAGCAGCTGAATAAACTGCTCGAACTGGGGGTTAAAGAGTTTCAGGGCTACTGGTTTAGCCGCCCTGTGGCAGTTGAACAGGTGCTGGCAAACACACACGAAGCCTCTGCCACTTAA
- a CDS encoding acyltransferase family protein, with amino-acid sequence MEIRKLNALRGIAAIIVFVTHFSDITHWLDGALGGGAGAYGVMLFFLLSGFLMSHLYLGTGFTPRGVKHYFVARFARVVPLYLLVVFASFTLTQGGSDLLYHIPDHQALLAHVLFLHGDSVLWSIPPEVQFYVLFVLLWLFAATRRGYIYLLIVGSLLLLFFTNFPRIYGEIQGVPYNQFTVLRSLPYFFIGVIFGLHYKTLTIPPYLRKHGFILALCLIPLMYPELSPVTSDAKNRMWLSYEVLLVMSVVFFCVVFLVPDNNILLANKVGDFFGKISYSLYLLHMPAITFINQFDWVVEIKLVASFALSTAVAFVSFACIERPIAGFIRRSADVGNLKQTERARPKARPF; translated from the coding sequence ATGGAGATCAGAAAACTCAATGCCCTGAGAGGCATTGCGGCAATAATCGTGTTTGTAACACATTTCAGCGACATAACACACTGGCTGGATGGGGCGCTGGGAGGCGGCGCTGGTGCGTATGGGGTGATGTTATTTTTTCTGCTGAGCGGTTTTTTGATGTCGCACTTATATCTGGGGACAGGCTTTACCCCTAGAGGTGTAAAACATTACTTTGTAGCGCGTTTTGCGCGAGTTGTGCCACTGTATCTGCTGGTGGTCTTTGCATCTTTCACACTGACTCAGGGAGGCAGCGATCTCCTCTATCATATCCCTGATCACCAAGCGCTGTTGGCGCATGTGTTGTTTTTACATGGCGACAGCGTACTCTGGTCTATCCCGCCTGAAGTGCAGTTTTACGTTTTATTTGTGTTGTTATGGTTATTCGCTGCGACAAGGCGTGGCTATATCTACCTGCTGATAGTTGGAAGCTTACTGCTGTTATTTTTTACTAATTTCCCTCGTATTTACGGCGAAATACAGGGTGTACCTTACAATCAGTTCACCGTGTTGCGTAGTCTGCCTTATTTTTTTATCGGTGTGATCTTCGGGTTACATTATAAAACCTTGACTATTCCTCCGTATCTGAGAAAGCATGGATTTATTTTGGCTTTATGCCTGATTCCGTTGATGTACCCCGAGTTGTCACCGGTGACATCGGATGCAAAAAACCGCATGTGGCTGAGTTACGAGGTACTGTTGGTAATGAGTGTCGTATTTTTTTGTGTGGTTTTTCTGGTGCCAGACAATAATATCCTGCTGGCTAACAAGGTTGGTGATTTCTTCGGTAAAATCTCTTATTCACTGTATTTATTACACATGCCAGCGATCACTTTCATAAATCAGTTTGACTGGGTTGTTGAGATTAAACTTGTCGCTTCGTTTGCATTGAGCACTGCGGTTGCGTTTGTGTCTTTTGCTTGTATAGAAAGGCCAATTGCCGGGTTTATCAGGCGCTCAGCTGATGTGGGTAATTTGAAGCAAACTGAAAGAGCGAGACCTAAAGCTAGACCTTTTTAA
- a CDS encoding LysR family transcriptional regulator — protein MLRVTLEQWRMFRAVVEHGGFNQAAKAIHKSQSSIHTAVQKIETALSVKLFQVEGRKTHLTEAGDMMLRRANYLLDEAEKVEAVGQTLAKGVESHLRIAVDEIFPQSLLYKVLETTSQAYPLLRIELVESILSGSFEALQNAKVDIAISPMVLADGFSEQLCQVEFVAVAHPEHKLHQLDRELTLEDLKSFRQIVVRDSALGKGTDSGWLGADQRWTVSHLRTMVDMVTQGLGFAWLPYSAIATQLSTGALQPLPLTHNRTRQAQLNLIFKDGDTLGPAARAFLGELRYQCMALEDRQSN, from the coding sequence ATGTTACGAGTGACGCTTGAGCAGTGGCGTATGTTTCGCGCTGTCGTGGAGCATGGCGGATTTAATCAGGCTGCTAAGGCTATCCATAAAAGCCAATCGAGCATACATACAGCAGTACAAAAAATAGAAACTGCGTTATCAGTTAAGCTATTTCAGGTGGAAGGCCGCAAAACGCACCTGACGGAAGCGGGCGACATGATGTTGCGTCGTGCCAATTATTTGCTCGACGAAGCTGAGAAAGTCGAAGCAGTTGGCCAGACTCTGGCAAAAGGGGTCGAGAGCCACCTGCGTATTGCCGTCGATGAAATCTTTCCTCAGTCATTGCTCTACAAAGTACTGGAGACAACCTCTCAGGCCTATCCACTGCTGCGTATTGAACTTGTTGAGTCTATTCTGTCAGGTTCGTTTGAGGCGCTTCAGAACGCTAAGGTGGATATTGCCATCTCTCCTATGGTGCTGGCGGATGGGTTTAGTGAACAGTTATGTCAGGTGGAGTTTGTGGCCGTTGCCCATCCGGAGCATAAATTACATCAGTTGGACCGTGAGCTGACGCTGGAAGACCTCAAATCATTCAGGCAAATCGTAGTCAGAGATTCTGCGCTGGGTAAGGGGACAGACAGCGGCTGGTTGGGGGCTGATCAGCGCTGGACCGTAAGTCATTTGCGCACTATGGTGGATATGGTGACTCAAGGGCTGGGTTTTGCCTGGTTGCCCTACAGTGCCATTGCAACGCAGCTCAGCACGGGCGCGTTACAACCACTACCCTTGACCCACAATCGCACACGTCAGGCTCAGCTCAACCTGATTTTTAAAGATGGAGATACGCTCGGCCCGGCTGCCAGGGCGTTTCTAGGTGAGCTGAGATATCAATGTATGGCGCTGGAAGACCGACAAAGCAATTAA